In the genome of Populus alba chromosome 11, ASM523922v2, whole genome shotgun sequence, one region contains:
- the LOC118038397 gene encoding choline transporter protein 1 has translation MRGPLGAVIGRYPSSDGSTQVSGIIRHNRKCRDVAFLVIFIAFWVAMIVNSSFGFNKGNPLRLTYGLDYKGNVCGDRHAHPGLRELELTYWLNSNQVYLSGLKNSQFKLANARSICLLDCPIPSEDGLNWVCDYPEGEIRLSVDDWIDRNYDYFEFLTPEMRNTSLQLQGPCYPVIFPSVNVYWRCQYVARASNVSMRHWQQMGGVNINEDIIIDKSIHRSINARSSVLKRYVADIEKSWPVLIVCGGLLPLFVSVIWLLLIRHFVAAMPWITVALFNILIIAVTMFYYLKAGWIGNDAISPIIGALDPYYHVFGRELNHLRAAAVLMTFIMVVSILTSIAIVHRILMATSVLKVAAKVIGEVQALIIFPVMPYAILGIFYMFWFAAAFYLFSSGQIVQNNCNSNCCAYDLVSKRVNCDRCCGYSIHYTPHISIAIFFHLFGCYWATQFFIACSSTVIAGSVASYYWARGETSPEIPFLPVFSSMKQLIRYSLGSVALGSLVLSFVESVRFILESIRRKLKVANTTPESCMGKTVYHTSRFCFQCIEWIIRSVNRNAYIMIAITGKSFCRASAIATELIISNILRIGRVNVIGDVILYLGKLCVSLSSALFAFLMLDTHKYRSSHNKISSPLLPVLVCWALGYVVATLFFAVVEMSIDAIILSFCQDSEEHQGTAQYAPPLLMETLGDQNEMQRLTQ, from the exons ATGAGAGGACCTCTAGGGGCAGTGATAGGGAGGTACCCTTCAAGTGATGGGAGTACTCAAGTTAGTGGAATCATTAGACACAACAGGAAATGTCGAGATGTTGcatttcttgttattttcataGCATTCTGGGTTGCTATGATTGTTAACTCTAGCTTTGGATTCAACAAAGGAAACCCTTTAAG GCTTACTTATGGGCTGGACTACAAAGGAAATGTTTGTGGTGACAGACATGCACACCCTGGTCTTCGTGAATTGGAGCTTACATATTGGTTAAATTCTAACCAGGTCTATCTTAGTGGTTTGAAGAACAGCCAATTCAAGTTGGCTAATGCTCGGAGCATATGCTTGTTGGACTGCCCCATTCCCTCAGAAGATGGACTTAATTGGGTGTGTGATTATCCAGAAGGAGAAATCCGTCTCTCTGTGGATGATTGGATTGATAGGAACTATGACTATTTTGAGTTCCTCACTCCTGAAATGAGAAACACATCTCTTCAACTTCAGGGTCCCTGTTACCCTGTGATATTCCCAAGTGTAAATG TTTATTGGAGATGCCAATATGTTGCTCGTGCATCAAATGTATCTATGCGACATTGGCAGCAAATGGGTGGAGTGAACATCAATGAGGACATTATAATAGACAAATCCATTCACAGGTCCATCAATGCTCGGTCATCAGTTTTGAAG AGATACGTGGCTGACATTGAAAAGTCCTGGCCAGTATTGATTGTTTGTGGAGGACTCTTGCCACTATTTGTATCAGTGATCTGGCTACTGCTGATTCGGCATTTTGTTGCTGCAATGCCTTGGATAACAGTTGCCCTTTTTAATATTCTCATTATCGCAGTAACAATGTTTTACTACCTGAAAG CTGGATGGATTGGGAATGATGCGATCTCCCCTATCATTGGTGCACTTGATCCGTACTACCACGTGTTTGGACGG GAGCTAAATCATCTCCGCGCTGCTGCTGTTCTGATGACTTTTATAATGGTTGTTTCCATCCTTACATCAATTGCAATTGTCCACCGCATCCTTATGGCTACATCTGTCCTCAAG GTTGCTGCAAAGGTCATAGGAGAAGTTCAAGCACTCATAATCTTTCCAGTGATGCCATATGCTATCCTTGGAATCTTTTATATGTTCTGGTTTGCAGCTGCATTCTATTTGTTTAGTTCCGGCCAGATTGTCCAGAACAATTGCAACTCCAATTGCTGTGCATATGATCTTGTATCAAAAAGGGTCAACTGTGATCGTTGCTGTGGTTATAGTATCCATTATACTCCTCACATatcaattgcaatttttttccaCCTATTTGGTTGTTACTGGGCCACCCAATTCTTTATAGCTTGCTCTTCAACTGTGATTGCGGGTTCTGTTGCCTCCTATTATTGGGCTCGTGGTGAGACATCG CCAGAGATTCCATTCCTACCTGTTTTTTCCTCAATGAAGCAGCTTATACGGTACAGCCTTGGTTCTGTGGCTCTTGGCTCCCTGGTGTTGTCGTTTGTGGAATCTGTTCGCTTCATACTTGAGTCAATTCGTCGCAAACTGAAAGTTGCTAATACTACTCCTGAAAGCTGTATGGGAAAGACAGTATATCACACTTCTCGGTTTTGTTTTCAGTGTATTGAGTGGATTATAAGATCTGTGAACCGCAATGCTTATATAATG ATAGCTATAACAGGTAAAAGCTTCTGCAGAGCTTCTGCAATTGCAACTGAATTGATCATCAGCAACATCCTTAGAATAGGGAGGGTGAATGTGATTGGAGATGTCATTCTATATCTTGGAAAGTTATGTGTCAGCCTCTCAAGTGCACTTTTTGCTTTCCTGATGTTGGATACCCACAAATATAGATCATCTCATAACAAGATTTCCTCCCCACTGCTTCCTGTGCTG GTCTGCTGGGCTCTCGGTTATGTCGTTGCGACTCTCTTCTTCGCTGTGGTGGAGATGTCAATTGATGCTATCATTCTTTCATTCTGTCAGGATTCGGAGGAGCACCAGGGGACAGCACAATATGCTCCTCCTCTTCTGATGGAGACACTGGGCGATCAAAATGAGATGCAGAGACTTACTCAATGA
- the LOC118038400 gene encoding F-box protein CPR1, giving the protein MSDYLSEDLIQEILYKLPIKSLLRCTSLCKSWNSLIKSPTFIFKHLQHTISLTDRQNLFLLRLCSREREEQYSLRLDNQDFNEHMQLHFPFKSSESYFHVMGSCNGLICLANIFRSLIVSFILWNPLIQKYVIVKPRILGPVYSFAGFGYDSRANDYKLIRMVSFRKSKFGSENFPEIALYSLNEGSWRGIPQTGPLRYDTDQRVSSAFLNGAVHWIAYRADQHEGISNVVLGFDMSDEVFLEIELPSCLANVRPSCLSLMVYKESSISVCQASFLSSVQFHIWVMKEYGVVESWTKLVLTLAAQGEGIPRALGIRKEELLMEMKRGWIASGDLESQQVRDLRIWGEPSRTFIGSYLESLVLLDKSNATSYGNNSSGLDAY; this is encoded by the coding sequence atgtCTGATTATTTGTCTGAAGATTTGATACAAGAGATCCTCTACAAACTCCCCATAAAATCCCTGTTGCGATGCACAAGTTTGTGCAAGTCCTGGAACTCCCTCATAAAGAGCCCAACCTTCATTTTCAAGCATCTTCAACATACAATTTCATTAACTGATCGTCAAAATCTTTTCCTACTTCGACTCTGTTCAAGGGAGAGAGAAGAGCAGTACTCTCTCCGTCTTGATAACCAGGATTTTAATGAGCACATGCAACTTCATTTCCCATTCAAGAGCTCCGAATCATATTTTCATGTCATGGGTTCTTGCAATGGTTTAATTTGCCTTGCAAATATTTTCCGAAGTCTTATAGTATCCTTCATTCTTTGGAATCCATTGATACAAAAATACGTGATTGTCAAACCTAGAATCCTGGGTCCTGTATACTCCTTTGCTGGATTCGGCTATGATTCCCGTGCTAATGACTACAAGTTGATAAGGATGGTCAGTTTTCGGAAATCAAAGTTTGGCAGCGAAAATTTCCCAGAAATAGCGCTTTACTCACTTAATGAGGGTTCATGGAGGGGTATTCCACAGACAGGACCATTGAGATATGACACTGATCAGCGTGTTTCATCAGCATTCCTGAATGGAGCTGTTCATTGGATTGCTTATCGGGCAGACCAACATGAAGGGATTTCTAATGTGGTTTTGGGGTTTGATATGAGTGATGAGGTTTTTCTTGAGATTGAATTGCCTAGCTGTTTGGCTAATGTGAGGCCCTCATGTTTGTCCCTTATGGTATATAAAGAATCTTCCATCTCTGTATGCCAGGCTAGCTTTTTGTCTTCTGTTCAGTTCCATATATGGGTGATGAAGGAGTATGGTGTGGTGGAGTCATGGACCAAACTGGTATTGACCCTTGCTGCACAAGGGGAGGGTATTCCCAGAGCATTAGGAATTAGGAAGGAGGAACTTTTAATGGAGATGAAGCGTGGCTGGATAGCTTCCGGTGACCTGGAGAGCCAGCAAGTTCGGGATCTTCGAATTTGGGGAGAACCTTCCCGTACCTTCATTGGTTCCTATTTGGAGAGCCTAGTTTTACTCGACAAAAGTAATGCAACAAGCTATGGAAATAATTCTAGTGGTTTGGATGCATATTGA